Sequence from the Actinocatenispora sera genome:
CGCGGACCCGGGTCGCGTCGGTCAGCCGCCACGTCTCGGTGAAGCCGTCCGAGGACTTCACGGTCAGTTCGGTCGAGGTCACCGACACGACGGTGCCCCGCTGTACCGCTACTGTCTGTGGGCCCTTCTTGGTCTGCACCGTCACGCTGCCGTGCAGGGTGTGCTTGCGCAGGTACCGGCGCAGCCGCGGGTGCCGTTGCCGGGGGTGTTGCCCGTCCGGCGAGGCCGACGCGCTGGCACCCGTCGTGGACACGTCCGAGGTGTCCGTCGTCGAGATGCCGAGGGCGGACATCGCCTGCTGGTCGACCGAGTCCGGGTCGGTGCCGGTCGCCGCCGCGCCGCAGCCGGTGAGGACGACCAACCCGGCCACGCCCGCCGTCGCGGCGAGTGCCCAGCGCCGACCCGTACGATTCCTGTCCCGCACCGTTCCTCCTTCGCCCGGTGCCGACCGGAAGGGCTGTCGGCACCGTGTAGCCGAACACGACAGCGACAGCCTGCCGCCCGCCGACCCGGCTGGCGTCAGGCGAATGTTCGGATCAGGTAAGGATCGGCAGCGTCACGGTGAAGGCGGCGCCACCCTCGGCGGCGTGGCCGGCGGCGATCCGGCCGCCGAGCCGGGCCACCAGCCGGGCCGCGAGCGCCAGCCCCAGCCCGGTGCCTACGCGACGGACCCCGCGGTACTTCCGGTAGAGCCGGCCTCGCTCGAAGGCGGTCGCCAGGTCGTCGTCGGACAACCCCGGCCCGCCGTCCCGCACCTCCAGCACCGCCGACCGGCCGTCGGTGCGTAGCGCGAGCACCACCGGTCCGCCAGCCGGTACCACCCGGAGCGCGTTCTCCATCAGGCCGTCCAGCACCTGCCGCAGCCGGCCCGGATCGGTGCGCACGCCGACCGGACCCGGCGGTACCTCCGTGCGCAGCTCCAGGCCGCTGGTCCGGCACCGCGGGACCCAGGCGGCGGCCGCGGCGGTGACCAGGTCGACCAGGTCGACGTCGACCAGTTCGATCGGGAAGTCCTGCGCGGCCAGCCGGGCCAGCGCGAGCAGGTCGGTCACCAGCCGGTCCAGCCGGGCCGACTCGGCGAGCACGGTGGCGCCGGCGGAGCGCACGGCCGCCTCGTCCGGCAGCACGCCGTCGGCGAGCGCCTCGCCGTAGCCGCGGATCGCGGTCAGCGGGGTACGCAGCTCGTGCGACACCGACAGCAGGAACTCGCGCTGCCGCCCCTCGCTCGCCGCCAGCGCGCCGGCCAGCTGGTTCAGCGCCGACGACAGCTCCGCCACCTCGGCCGGATCCTCCACCGGCAGCCGTACGCTCCGGTCCCCGGCGGACATCCGCCGCGCCGCACCGGCCGCCCGCCGGATCGGGCCGGACAGCCGCCGGGCCAGCAGCACCCCGGCGAGCAGACCCGCGATCAGCCCGGCGACCAGCGCCAACGCCAACGGCAGGACGGCCGCGCCCGGGAGCAGCCGCGGTACCGGCTGGGCCAGTACGACGCCCTCGCCGGCGCCGGTGGGCCGGCCGGCGAGCAGCAGGCGCCGCCCGCCGCGCCGCGCCGAGGTGTCCACCGCCTCGCCGCGGCCGAGCCGGCGCGCCACCCGGGACGGCACCCAGTCGCGATCCGCCGTGCCGTGCGTGACCACGGCGAGTTCCACCCCGGCCGCCCGCAACCGGCGCACCAGCACCGCGGTACGCACCGGGCGCTCGGTTCGCTTCGCCACCAGCGCGGCGACCACGTCGGCCTGCTGGCCGAGCCCACGCCGCTCGGCCCGGGCGCCGGCCGCGCGCGCCAGCGGTACCGCGACGGCCGCCGTCACCAGCACCGAGATCACCGCGACCGCGCAGGTCACCAGCATCGACCGCCCGACGATCCCGCGCCGTCCCACCGCCCGATCCTCCGGCCCGGGCCCACCGGCCGATCCGGCCACCGAAGGCGGTCCGGACGCCGGCGGCGGCGGCCCCGGCGGCGAGGGCGGTCGCAACGCACCCGGCGGAACGGGCGGACCCGGAGGACCCGGCGGAGAGGGCGGCCCCGGCGCCCCCGGCGGACCCGGAGGATCCGGCGGCGACGGCGGAAGCGGCGGGCGCGGCGGGTCCGGCGGAGAGGGTGGCGGCTGGGTCATGACGGGCTCTCCGCGGCGTAGCCGACGCCCCGGACCGTACGGATCGGGCTGGCCGCGCCGAGCTTGCCGCGCACCTGGGCCACGTGCACGTCGACGGTACGGGTGCCGGCCTGCGCGGCGTAGCCCCACACCGCGGCGAGCAGCTCGTCCCGGGTGAAGACCCGCCCGGGGCGCGCCATCAGGTGCGCCAGCAGATCGAACTCGGTGGCCGTGAACGGCACCGGCGCGTCGTCCAGGCTGACCCGGCGCCGCTCGGTGTCGACGCTGACCCGACCCAGCCGGTACACCCGGTGGGTCGCCGGGCCGGCGGTGCGGCGCAGCACCGCGTGCAGCCGGGCGACCAGCTCGCGCGGGCTGAACGGCTTGGTCAGGTAGTCGTCCGCGCCCAGCTCCAGCCCGACCACCCGGTCCACCTCGTCGTCCGCGGCGGTCAGGAACAGCACCGGGGTCCAGTCGTCCGCGGCCCGCAGCCGCCGGCACACCTCCGTACCGTCGATGCCGGGCAGCCGGATGTCGAGCACCACGGCGACCGGTCGCTCCCGTCGTACCGCGGCCAGGCCGGCCTCGCCGTCGCCGTGACAGCTCACCCCGAACCCGTCCCGGACCAGGTACATCCGGACCAGGTCGCTGATCGCCGGCTCGTCCTCGACGACCACGACCAGCCCGCGACGCTGCGTCTCGGTCAGCACGTCCTCCCCGGCAGTACGGCCCGCGCCGGCTCGGCCGCCGGCGCACACACCCCGGTCATCATCCGCCGAACCGCGGCCGAAGGATCCTCGCCGAACCGGATGACGATCCGGTCACGAGTGCGTACGAGCCAGGTCAGCTCGCGCGTACGGTGCCGCGGTCCGGCGCCGGGACGGTGCTGCGACCAGGCGCCGGGACGGTGCTGCGGTCAGGCGGGACGGTGCCGCGGTCAGGCGCCGGCGACGGTGGCGGGGCCGGCGACCCGGTTCCGGCGGGCCCGGACCGCGTCGGCCAGCCGGTGCAGCACCGGTACGGTCGACTCCCAGCCCAGGCACGCGTCGGTGACGCTCTGCCCGTAGGTGAGCTCGCCGGAGCCGCCCTCGATGCCGAGCGACTGCTTCCCGTCCACCAGGAAGCTCTCCAGCATCACGCCGACGATGCCGCGCTGGCCGGCCGCCAGCTGGCCGGCGATGTCCGCGGCGACCAGCGGTTGGCGGGTGTGGTCCTTGCCGCTGTTGCCGTGCGAGCAGTCGACGATCACCCGCTCCGGCAGCCGCGCCTCGCGCAGCTGAGCCAGCGCCGCGCCGACCGGCTCGGCGGCGTAGTTCGGGCCGGACCGGCCGCCGCGCAGGATGACGTGGCAGTCCGGGTTGCCGGCCGTCTGCATGATCGCCGCCACGCCGTGTTCGGTCACGCCCGGGAACACGTGCGGTACCGCCGCGGCCCGCACCGCGTCGATCGCCACCCCGACGCCCCCGTCGGTACCGTTCTTGATCCCGATCGGCATCGACAGGCCGGACGCGAGCTGCCGGTGCACCTGGCTCTCCGCGGTCCGGGCGCCGATCGCGCCCCAGCTCACCGTGTCCGCGAGGTACTGCGGCAGGATCGGGTCGAGGTACTCGCAGCCCACCGGCAGGCCGAGCGCGCCGATGTCCAGCAGCAGCCGCCGGCCGATCCGCAGCCCCTCGTTCGCCTCGAAGGAGCCGTCCAGCCGCGGGTCGTTGAGCAGGCCCTTCCAGCCGACCACGGTGCGCGGCTTCTCGAAGTACACCCGCATCACGATCGCCAGGTCGTCGCGCAGCTCGCCGGCCGCGCCGGCCAGCCGCCGGGCGTACTCCAGCGCGGCCGCCGGGTCGT
This genomic interval carries:
- a CDS encoding 3-deoxy-7-phosphoheptulonate synthase gives rise to the protein MEPLRDRRIASVRPLVQPALLAEELPITEPVAATVRAGRRAVTDVLSGADDRLLVIVGPCSVHDPAAALEYARRLAGAAGELRDDLAIVMRVYFEKPRTVVGWKGLLNDPRLDGSFEANEGLRIGRRLLLDIGALGLPVGCEYLDPILPQYLADTVSWGAIGARTAESQVHRQLASGLSMPIGIKNGTDGGVGVAIDAVRAAAVPHVFPGVTEHGVAAIMQTAGNPDCHVILRGGRSGPNYAAEPVGAALAQLREARLPERVIVDCSHGNSGKDHTRQPLVAADIAGQLAAGQRGIVGVMLESFLVDGKQSLGIEGGSGELTYGQSVTDACLGWESTVPVLHRLADAVRARRNRVAGPATVAGA
- a CDS encoding response regulator transcription factor — its product is MLTETQRRGLVVVVEDEPAISDLVRMYLVRDGFGVSCHGDGEAGLAAVRRERPVAVVLDIRLPGIDGTEVCRRLRAADDWTPVLFLTAADDEVDRVVGLELGADDYLTKPFSPRELVARLHAVLRRTAGPATHRVYRLGRVSVDTERRRVSLDDAPVPFTATEFDLLAHLMARPGRVFTRDELLAAVWGYAAQAGTRTVDVHVAQVRGKLGAASPIRTVRGVGYAAESPS
- a CDS encoding HAMP domain-containing sensor histidine kinase, which translates into the protein MLVTCAVAVISVLVTAAVAVPLARAAGARAERRGLGQQADVVAALVAKRTERPVRTAVLVRRLRAAGVELAVVTHGTADRDWVPSRVARRLGRGEAVDTSARRGGRRLLLAGRPTGAGEGVVLAQPVPRLLPGAAVLPLALALVAGLIAGLLAGVLLARRLSGPIRRAAGAARRMSAGDRSVRLPVEDPAEVAELSSALNQLAGALAASEGRQREFLLSVSHELRTPLTAIRGYGEALADGVLPDEAAVRSAGATVLAESARLDRLVTDLLALARLAAQDFPIELVDVDLVDLVTAAAAAWVPRCRTSGLELRTEVPPGPVGVRTDPGRLRQVLDGLMENALRVVPAGGPVVLALRTDGRSAVLEVRDGGPGLSDDDLATAFERGRLYRKYRGVRRVGTGLGLALAARLVARLGGRIAAGHAAEGGAAFTVTLPILT